From the Planktothricoides raciborskii GIHE-MW2 genome, the window CGGCAATGGCATTGTTGCCTAGGTTGCGAGAAAACATTACTCGTAAAGTTCCACAAATGTTAGGTTCGCTGTCGGATGGCTAAACCAATCTAGCACCCAAAAAATAGGTTGTAAATTCATTGCGGCAAGGACAAAGCATTCGCGATTTCAGGTTATCGATCCTAATCAATATTTTGACGTGAATGCTTTGCCCCTACATTCTGAATATATCCTAAAAAAATCAAAACAGCTTACTAAATAACCAGAGAGGATTAATTATGTTTGACTTATTTAAGGCGTTCTTTAATGGTAATTATAGCGCCCATTACGATAAAACTGACAATCATCAACCGCTTAAAACTACCATGAATGGGCGGGAATTTCGCGAACGGTTAGAAAAGGGCGATCGCCAATTCAATAACTTATTATTATCCAAGGTTGATTTACGGGAATTGGATTTAAGTAACTTGGTATTAACCGATAGTATCTTACAAGATAGCGATTTAAGTTATGCTTGTTTAATCAATGCTAACTTTAGCCGCACCAAATGCGATCGCAGCAACTTTACTGGTAGTTTACTAAACGGAGCCAACTTATTTGAAATCAGCTTATGCGGGGCAAACCTTAGCCATTGCCATGCCATAAATGTTAATTTTAGCCGCGCCGATTTAACTAGCGCTAACTTAACCTGGACTAACCTGAGAGGGGCAAATCTTTACCGCACCAATTTAACCGGAGTTAACCTTTCCGGGGCTAACTTAGAAGGGGCAAACTTTGAGCATTCTAGCCGCGACAATATAGACTTAAAAATGTTACGCTTATCCGTAGGATCGCGAATTATTCAAAAAACAAAACCTGGATTTTACTTCGGAGAGTAAAGAGGAGAGAGGAGAGAGGAGAGAGGAGAGAGGAGAGAGGAGAAAGGAAAGAGAATTTTACTCTTTACTATTTCCTCTTTAATCTATCCTCTTTACTCTATCCTCTTTACTCTATCCTCTATCCTTGACTTGCCAAAAAATATGTGATTCTATGTGCCACAATTATTTCCTAAAAAGAAATAATCAAATAGCCATTTTGGAATTTAGCGCCTTTAACGGGTTTACCTCGCAACTGATTAGGTAGGAAAATATTGCGCCGTTGATCGCCTGCTTCAATGGTAACTTCCGGGCCATATTGTAATAGTTTGACCTGCTTTTTATCAAAAGTGGGCAAATATAACCGGACTGTCCCCGATACCACGTCAATTTCTACCGAACGAGGGGCTTGTGTGGCTTTGGTGAAATCCGGTAAAGCCGCGATCGCACCTTGCCAATCATCCCCAGACCGCTGGGGGATTGCTGCCAGATCCAAGGGGGCAAATTCAGCTTTTAATTCTTCGCTAACGGATGCTTGGTTTGCCAGCACCCCAGCCACCGTTAAACCGACTTGTTGGGCGCTGCCCCACAAATAACGGGCGGTAGCTATGGCAGTTTTATCCTGAGTCGTCACCAAATAAGCCACGACCCGCTGGGGATCGGATACCGCCGTTTTCCCTCGATCCAGCAGGTTATTCACTTCCTGGGCTGGCTTACCGCCAATATCATCACTACTCCAACTCACGTTAAAAACCGCACTGGTGACAGGTTGGACAAAGGGTGACAAGGCTTTACCGAGATCCGACTGCGCCAACACATCCTTAAAACGGCGCAAATACCAACTGAGAATTTCTGGCATCCCCAACATCCGCAGGGTATGCTTATCGCCGCTGCCATCATAGACGATCGCATCATAATCACCCGCTGCATCATACTCGCGAATCGCATTCAAGGCTAAGGCGCTATCCATCCCCGGTAAAACACCGAGTTCTTGACCATAAACTTCTTTAAAAAAAGGAGTGCGGACATATTCCGCTTCCAGTTTTTTCAACTGTTCCCAACTCCGATCTAGGAGTACCGCTGACTCCAACTGCACTGCCTTCAACTTCGGGGCAATTTCTTGTGGATCTGGGCCAACGGTCTGACCTAGAATTAGCCCAAATGTTGGGCTAGTATCTTGACTCGCGAGCAGCACCCGCTTGCCTTGGGCGGCCAAACTCCGGGCAGCGGCGATCGCCATTGTGGTTTTCCCTGTCCCACCCTTACCTAAAAACGTCAAAATCAAAGCCATAAGTTTCTGGTTGTAGCTTCTTGCTTGCTATTTGACGTTCAATATTAATCTTTATCGGCGGATTTGGCATGACTGACACGAATTAAATCGCGCCCCCCAAACCCCCAAAACGAGGAGAGAGGTTCTAATGAGAGAGGAGAGAGAATTTTCCTCTTTCCTCTTTCATGGTTCACCTCTTTCCTCTCTTCGCATGGATCTGGATGGGTTTGGAACTATTGCACCACTTGCACTTCGTCTTCAAAAAACCAAGTGGAAACGCCGTTGCCAAAATCAACCACTACGCCGACACCGCTGCCGTCAGTCATTTTGAAATCCTTAACGGTGCCCATCGGATTTTGCTTGATTTTTTCAATAACATCAGCGGCCATCTTTTGTCTGAGACGGAGGACTTTTACCTTTTGTCCGATTTTCATTGCAACTGTAATTCCTGTAATTATCTTGGGTGAATCATTCCACAGTTTATCAGCGATTCGCGCAACTGCGATCCGATCGCTCGCGGAATCGCATCCCATAGATTCTCCCAGTGAGACAATTAGACTGGATCGCAGCCGGTGGTAGAAAAATCATGTAATTTGAAACCCGCTGCGATCGCAATTATCGACCATCACTACTGAGAATTACCATGCTTGCGAAAAGAATCTTGCCTTGTTTAGATGTCAAAGCCGGTCGCGTTGTTAAAGGAGTCAACTTTGTCAACCTCCAAGACGCGGGCGACCCGGTAGAATTGGCCAAAGTTTACAATGATGCCGGGGCCGATGAATTGGTTTTTTTGGACATCACCGCCACCCATGAAGACCGCGACATCATTATTGATGTGGTGTATCGCACAGCGGAACAAGTATTTATCCCCCTCACCGTGGGCGGAGGAATTCAATCCTTAGATACCATTAAACAACTGTTACGGGCGGGCGCCGATAAAGTCAGCATTAACTCATCAGCGGTACGCGATCCAGATTTTGTCAACCGGGCCAGCGATCGCTTTGGCAATCAATGCATCGTAGTGGCGATCGATGCCCGTCGGCGCACGGACCTCAACAATCCGGGCTGGGATGTCTATGTCCGTGGGGGGCGGGAAAATACCGGCATTGACGCGATCGCCTGGGCCAAAGAAGTCACCCAGCGGGGCGCCGGGGAACTCCTCGTCACCAGCATGGATGCCGATGGCACCCAAGCGGGCTATGACTTAGAACTCACTCGCACCATTGCCGAACAAGTAGAAATTCCCGTGATTGCCTCTGGTGGGGCAGGCAACTGCCAACATATTTACGAAGCCCTCACAGAGGGTAAATCCGAAGCCGCACTCCTGGCATCATTACTGCACTACGGTCAACTCTCCGTTGCCGAAATTAAAAATTACTTAGCCGAACACCATGTCCCCGTGCGTCGATAATCATCCCTAAGTAAATCATTTTCTTGTAGGGGCGTTTACCGAAACGCCCCTTATTTATAGTTGGTTATATGCAACTCACCGATTCCCGATCAATCATTTTATCGAAAAATTGACCGATTTCTAGTCCAATAATTAATTTTTGCCGAACAATACCTCATTTTTTTAACGAACTGTTACAATGCTTCATATAAATAGCCGATATATGTAAAGTTATGTTTTTGATCCTCATTTTTATCGTCGCTTTGGTTGCCTGGTCACTGCATCTGATGCAAGAAGCCTTTGACCGTCAGGAGTCCTCCTTAATCTTGGCAGGGACTCTCGTGGCGATGGCGGCAGCGGCGATGCTGGCCGTTTACTTCCTCGTCGGGGATTGCATGGTGTATTTAAATCGGATGGCCGAATACTCTGCCGAATTTAGTCAATATCCTGACCCCATGAATTCAGCGATCGTCACTGCCCAAGCGGAACCGGGGTTAACGGAATACTACCAAGTGGTAGACGCGGACTTGATCTCTATCCCCTAGGGCGGCGTTACGGGTAATTTATGGGCTGAAACTATATCTCCGCTTAGGTTTGAGCCTTTTATAGATTGGGATTTTGTCAGACTCGTTCACCCATCCCCAAAAAATTTTTGACAAAACACTTGACAAAATAGGAGTAATTAGGAGATTATATATAAGGCAGTCGGGGGCTATAGCTCAGTTGGTAGAGCACCTCAATGGCATTGAGGGGGCCAGCGGTTCGAGTCCGCTTAGCTCCATTCCGCAAATAATCAATCAAATAAAAAGTGCCTTAATTGATCCAGCGATCGACATAAATTAAGGCAAT encodes:
- a CDS encoding pentapeptide repeat-containing protein, with the protein product MFDLFKAFFNGNYSAHYDKTDNHQPLKTTMNGREFRERLEKGDRQFNNLLLSKVDLRELDLSNLVLTDSILQDSDLSYACLINANFSRTKCDRSNFTGSLLNGANLFEISLCGANLSHCHAINVNFSRADLTSANLTWTNLRGANLYRTNLTGVNLSGANLEGANFEHSSRDNIDLKMLRLSVGSRIIQKTKPGFYFGE
- a CDS encoding ArsA family ATPase, coding for MALILTFLGKGGTGKTTMAIAAARSLAAQGKRVLLASQDTSPTFGLILGQTVGPDPQEIAPKLKAVQLESAVLLDRSWEQLKKLEAEYVRTPFFKEVYGQELGVLPGMDSALALNAIREYDAAGDYDAIVYDGSGDKHTLRMLGMPEILSWYLRRFKDVLAQSDLGKALSPFVQPVTSAVFNVSWSSDDIGGKPAQEVNNLLDRGKTAVSDPQRVVAYLVTTQDKTAIATARYLWGSAQQVGLTVAGVLANQASVSEELKAEFAPLDLAAIPQRSGDDWQGAIAALPDFTKATQAPRSVEIDVVSGTVRLYLPTFDKKQVKLLQYGPEVTIEAGDQRRNIFLPNQLRGKPVKGAKFQNGYLIISF
- a CDS encoding DUF2862 domain-containing protein: MGCDSASDRIAVARIADKLWNDSPKIITGITVAMKIGQKVKVLRLRQKMAADVIEKIKQNPMGTVKDFKMTDGSGVGVVVDFGNGVSTWFFEDEVQVVQ
- the hisF gene encoding imidazole glycerol phosphate synthase subunit HisF; this translates as MLAKRILPCLDVKAGRVVKGVNFVNLQDAGDPVELAKVYNDAGADELVFLDITATHEDRDIIIDVVYRTAEQVFIPLTVGGGIQSLDTIKQLLRAGADKVSINSSAVRDPDFVNRASDRFGNQCIVVAIDARRRTDLNNPGWDVYVRGGRENTGIDAIAWAKEVTQRGAGELLVTSMDADGTQAGYDLELTRTIAEQVEIPVIASGGAGNCQHIYEALTEGKSEAALLASLLHYGQLSVAEIKNYLAEHHVPVRR